In Halichondria panicea chromosome 13, odHalPani1.1, whole genome shotgun sequence, one genomic interval encodes:
- the LOC135345975 gene encoding uncharacterized protein LOC135345975 — protein MADGPTPPRSKYMTAEFKCPKCHNGWISIRSLNLPEKCDTPGCKHDCRPIRYRLATHQEQLQGERMKMVAKYKCNKCNTRWRSSNSSGSCKACPHCEAQGITNMVKPYRYQSTTKIKPSNKKKIGRRGYRRWFGSFECDCGNEWKSAYAWEGMHQECRNCKTAVLPNTLDPLKYTGGVGKQPHQEDLCEMCQKLGHSCKNFTPVTTEELTVIEDEDIEDKDNHADDESVVSLLSSTSTDSGVDQEDNENTPVATDDEQVDTLLADNVANLAINDY, from the exons ATGGCAGATGGTCCAACCCCACCAAGGTCCAAG TACATGACGGCTGAATTCAAGTGTCCTAAATGTCATAATGGGTGGATCAGTATAAGGTCTCTCAATCTCCCTGAGAAATGTGACACACCAGGCTGTAAGCATGATTGCAGGCCCATCAGGTATCGACTGGCTACTCATCAAGAGCAGCTACAAGGAGAAAGG ATGAAGATGGTGGCCAAGTACAAGTGCAATAAGTGCAACACGAGATGGAGGAGCTCCAATTCATCTGGAAGCTGTAAAGCTTGTCCACACTGCGAAGCACAAGGAATAACGAACATGGTCAAACCATACAGATACCAGTCTACGACAAAGATCAAGCCTAGT AACAAAAAGAAGATTGGCAGAAGAGGATATCGTAGATGGTTCGGTTCTTTTGAGTGTGATTGTGGAAATGAATGGAAAAGTGCTTATGCTTGGGAGGGCATGCATCAAGAGTGCCGAAATTGTAAGACGGCAGTACTCCCAAACACTTTGGACCCCTTAAAGTACACTGGTGGCGTCGGTAAACAGCCGCATCAGGAGGACCTTTGCGAAATGTGCCAGAAGCTAGGGCACAGCTGCAAAAATTTTACTCCAGTTACCACAGAAGAATTAACCGTAATTGAAGATGAGGACATAGAAGACAAAGATAACCATGCTGATGATGAGAGTGTCGTATCCCTCCTAAGCAGCACCAGCACCGACTCAGGAGTTGACCAAGAAGATAACGAGAACACACCAGTAGCCACTGATGATGAACAGGTCGATACACTTTTGGCGGATAACGTGGCGAACCTTGCCATTAACGATTACTAG